From the genome of Glycine max cultivar Williams 82 chromosome 2, Glycine_max_v4.0, whole genome shotgun sequence, one region includes:
- the LOC100778795 gene encoding transcription factor BHLH089: MDPAAMMNAAANTASYHLSEIWHFPPPNAPDALGLRRAHFAPGPTRHAVPGRDLASIAPKKRRQAEEEEVESTRGASTTNAVDEGCGDGKRVKTSESGKGEGESCSGKPAKQSGKPPSEPPKQDYIHVRARRGQATDSHSLAERARREKISERMKILQDLVPGCNKVIGKALVLDEIINYIQSLQRQVEFLSMKLEAVNSRIAPGIEVFPPKDFDQQTFDTTGMPFASQATRDYSRGSSPEWLHMQVGDGFERAT, translated from the exons ATGGATCCGGCGGCCATGATGAACGCCGCCGCCAACACGGCGTCATATCACCTGTCAGAGATCTGGCACTTCCCGCCTCCCAACGCGCCAGACGCGCTGGGCCTCAGGAGGGCCCACTTCGCCCCGGGTCCGACCCGACATGCCGTCCCGGGTCGCGACCTGGCTAGCATCGCCCCCAAGAAGCGCCGCCAAGCCGAGGAGGAGGAGGTGGAATCCACTAGGGGCGCTTCCACCACCAATGCCGTG GATGAGGGTTGTGGTGATGGAAAACGGGTTAAGACGAGTGAGAGTGGGAAAGGTGAAGGAGAAAGCTGTTCAGGAAAGCCTGCGAAGCAAAGCGGTAAGCCACCTTCGGAGCCTCCAAAGCAAGACTACATTCATGTCAGAGCTAGAAGAGGTCAAGCTACTGATAGCCACAGTCTTGCAGAAAGA GCTAGACGGGAGAAGATCAGTGAAAGGATGAAAATTCTTCAGGATTTAGTCCCGGGTTGTAATAAG GTTATTGGGAAAGCATTGGTCCTTGAtgagataattaattatatccAATCACTTCAGCGGCAAGTAGAG TTTTTGTCAATGAAGCTTGAAGCAGTAAATTCAAGAATTGCCCCCGGAATCGAAGTGTTTCCTCCGAAAGAT TTTGATCAGCAAACATTCGATACAACTGGCATGCCATTCGCTTCTCAAGCTACAAGAGACTATAGCCGAGGCTCATCACCGGAGTGGTTACATATGCAGGTTGGAGatggttttgaaagagcaaCGTAG
- the LOC100819958 gene encoding chromosome partition protein Smc, with product MELLKLSKLKLQLQALVAEARDLRDRERSATEQLHLLIQKLKRNEEECGRKIQELLDELASVKEERQKLERKVIYLENDNVLLENKQKELKGTLNNLLQSRENFVNAYEESTSQMKRSIEAKDRMLSVLSEKISSYVALFDSIEKEAFSIKQIVDKVQNVVNDREEVVAGLRNKMDWVSAFEKEFVENISDLRNKLENNESELRRKDRIISELEAKLDVAKVCNHNQAQMEDIQKTLSAKDAEIHNLISDKEVLHYEVGSLRLVLQRIQDTVTNMNEEDKRLFSSILQHKEAIITDMDIVGNGMEDVQNNEEKAQEPT from the exons ATGGAATTGCTCAAGCTTTCGAAGCTGAAGCTCCAACTACAAGCCCTCGTCGCCGAAGCTCGAGATCTCAGG GACAGGGAACGCTCCGCCACCGAGCAGCTCCACCTTCTAATCCAG AAGCTGAAGCGGAACGAGGAGGAGTGCGGCAGAAAGATACAGGAATTGCTGGACGAGTTGGCTTCTGTTAAAGAGGAGCGCCAGAAACTGGAGAGAAAG GTGATTTATCTTGAGAACGATAATGTGCTGCTTGAGAACAAGCAGAAAGAGTTGAAGGGAACGCTGAATAATTTACTTCAGTCTAGGGAAAACTTTGTGAATGCTTACGAG GAATCTACTTCTCAAATGAAACGTTCAATTGAAGCCAAAGATAGGATGCTCAGTGTCCTTTCAGAGAAAATAAGCTCTTATGTAGCATTGTTTGATTCAATAGAGAAGGAGGCGTTTTCTATCAAGCAAATTGTGGATAAAGTCCAGAACGTTGTCAATGATAGAGAGGAAGTTG TGGCCGGCTTGAGAAACAAAATGGATTGGGTCTCTGCATTTGAAAAAGAATTTGTTG AAAATATCTCTGATCTAAGAAATAAACTGGAAAACAATGAGTCTGAATTAAGAAGAAAGGATAGAATCATCTCAGAACTTGAAGCAAAGCTGGATGTGGCAAAAGTTTGCAACCATAACCAAGCTCAAATGGAAGAT ATTCAGAAAACTTTATCTGCAAAGGATGCGGAGatacataatttaatttcagacaAAGag GTTTTACATTATGAAGTTGGAAGCTTAAGACTTGTCTTACAGAGGATTCAGGATACTGTAACAAATATGAATGAAGAG GACAAAAGGTTATTCTCATCAATTTTGCAACATAAAGAAGCAATTATAACGGATATGGACATTGTAGGTAACGG GATGGAAGATGTTCAAAACAACGAAGAGAAGGCTCAGGAACCTACTTGA